One region of Polynucleobacter paneuropaeus genomic DNA includes:
- the dnaN gene encoding DNA polymerase III subunit beta encodes MQLVNTSRDSLLKPLQVVSGIVERRHTLPILANLLFRKSGEKVSFVSTDIEIQITTNANFGVGSEDVTTTVAARKLLDILRALPEGPVALNLKDNKMVVQSGKSRFSLQTLSATEFPVMQSVGEVTASWKMPQKSFRQLISQVHFAMAQQDIRYYLNGMLLVVEGKQVIAVATDGHRLAYSQIELSEAPSGSGQKQEVIIPRKTILECQHLLEESDEPLEMSLTSNQVKFSFGDIELISKLVEGKFPDFQRVIPKGQKNSLVVGREVLQAALQRAAILTTDKFKGVRFSLSPNRITIQSTNAEQEEAQEEIETEYAGDAVEIGFNVSYLLDVLSNLKNEKVQISLGDANSSAVITLPGSENFKYVVMPMRI; translated from the coding sequence ATGCAACTCGTTAACACTTCTCGCGATAGTTTATTAAAACCCCTACAGGTGGTTAGTGGAATTGTTGAACGTAGACACACCTTACCAATTTTAGCCAATCTACTTTTTAGAAAAAGTGGTGAGAAGGTTTCCTTTGTTTCAACCGATATAGAAATTCAAATTACAACTAATGCTAACTTCGGGGTTGGTTCCGAGGATGTCACAACAACGGTTGCGGCACGTAAGCTGTTAGACATTCTTCGTGCGCTACCCGAGGGGCCCGTTGCACTTAATCTAAAAGACAACAAGATGGTTGTGCAGAGTGGCAAAAGCCGTTTTTCTCTACAAACCCTTTCCGCCACAGAATTTCCAGTTATGCAAAGCGTTGGTGAGGTTACGGCGAGCTGGAAAATGCCTCAAAAAAGTTTTCGTCAACTGATTAGCCAGGTGCATTTTGCTATGGCTCAACAAGACATTCGCTACTATCTCAACGGCATGTTGTTGGTTGTTGAAGGCAAACAGGTTATTGCCGTAGCAACAGATGGACACCGTTTGGCTTACTCACAAATTGAACTAAGTGAAGCACCATCAGGCTCTGGCCAAAAACAAGAGGTCATTATTCCTCGTAAAACCATCTTGGAATGTCAGCACCTTTTAGAGGAATCCGACGAACCCCTCGAAATGAGCTTGACATCCAATCAGGTCAAATTTAGTTTCGGTGACATCGAGCTTATTTCCAAACTGGTTGAAGGCAAATTCCCAGATTTCCAGCGCGTCATTCCAAAGGGGCAAAAAAATTCACTCGTAGTTGGTCGCGAAGTGTTGCAAGCCGCACTTCAACGTGCCGCCATTTTGACCACCGACAAATTTAAAGGCGTTCGCTTTTCTTTATCACCCAACCGCATCACCATTCAATCTACTAATGCAGAGCAAGAAGAGGCTCAAGAAGAAATTGAGACCGAGTATGCCGGCGATGCAGTGGAGATCGGCTTTAACGTGAGTTATTTGTTGGATGTTTTATCTAACCTCAAAAACGAAAAAGTTCAAATCAGCTTAGGAGACGCAAACAGCAGCGCTGTAATTACATTGCCAGGCTCCGAGAACTTTAAGTATGTTGTGATGCCAATGCGTATTTAA
- the gyrB gene encoding DNA topoisomerase (ATP-hydrolyzing) subunit B: protein MTEEKKVVEQYGASSIQILEGLEAVRKRPGMYIGDTSDGTGLHHLVFEVLDNSIDEALAGYCSEITVVIQTDNSISIVDNGRGVPTGIKYDDKHEPKRSAAEIVMTELHAGGKFDQNSYKVSGGLHGVGVSCVNALSKWLKLTIRRDGKTHYMEFERGVVKNRNIEEENGVAVSPISVTGNTELSGTEVHFLADEEIFGHVEFHYEILVKRIRELSFLNNGVHIRLIDQRTGQEEDFAFSGGVKGFVEYINQNKSVLHPNVFYAEGVRPSDLGGQITAEVSMQWNDSFSEQVLCFTNNIPQRDGGTHLTGLRAAMTRVINKYIDENEIAKKAKVEISGDDMREGLACVLSVKVPEPKFSSQTKDKLVSSEVRGPVEEIVAEALSAFLQERPADAKIVCGKIVDAARAREAARKARDMTRRKGALDGLGLPGKLADCQEKDPAKSELFIVEGDSAGGSAKQGRDRRFQAILPLKGKILNVEKARFDKMLASQEVVTLITVLGTGIGVEEYKADKLRYHRIIIMTDADVDGSHIRTLLLTFFYRQMPELIERGHIYIAQPPLYKVKFGKQEQYIKDDVELNQLLLKIALEGASIQTPTGELVEGAALAELSKHYQVIQSIVDRLSRTIDEDAIRAVAAGVQLNLDTEKAAQESAERLRTALADPNNPLALPPEIIVQKEDRTERFRLLLSRRVHGNLKLSAINSDFVHGDDYQSLANAAAVLSGKVLPGTKVRRGDPDKNQKEHTVDNFRAAFSWLLSEAERVLSRQRYKGLGEMNPSQLWETTMDAGSRTLLQVKIEDAIAADQVFTTLMGDEVEPRRAFIEKNALIARNLDV, encoded by the coding sequence ATGACTGAAGAAAAAAAAGTAGTAGAACAGTACGGCGCATCATCGATTCAAATCTTAGAAGGTCTCGAGGCGGTTCGTAAACGTCCCGGCATGTACATCGGGGATACCTCTGATGGAACCGGCCTTCATCACCTGGTTTTTGAGGTCCTTGATAACTCCATTGATGAGGCCTTAGCTGGTTATTGCTCAGAAATTACTGTCGTTATTCAGACAGACAACTCTATATCGATTGTGGATAACGGTAGGGGCGTTCCAACCGGCATTAAATACGACGACAAGCATGAGCCCAAGCGCAGCGCTGCAGAAATTGTGATGACCGAGCTGCACGCAGGCGGTAAGTTTGATCAAAATAGCTACAAAGTGTCTGGTGGGCTTCATGGTGTGGGGGTTAGTTGCGTTAACGCATTGTCTAAATGGCTAAAACTCACCATTCGTCGCGACGGAAAAACCCACTACATGGAGTTTGAGCGCGGCGTTGTCAAGAACCGCAACATTGAAGAGGAGAACGGCGTGGCCGTCTCCCCCATTTCGGTGACCGGCAATACGGAGCTCTCAGGAACTGAGGTTCACTTCTTAGCTGATGAAGAAATTTTTGGTCATGTCGAGTTCCACTATGAGATTTTGGTGAAAAGAATTCGGGAGCTCTCTTTTTTAAACAACGGCGTACATATTCGTTTAATTGATCAGCGCACAGGACAAGAAGAAGACTTTGCTTTCTCTGGCGGCGTCAAAGGTTTTGTTGAATACATTAACCAAAATAAGAGCGTTCTCCACCCCAATGTGTTTTATGCGGAAGGCGTTAGGCCCTCAGACCTGGGCGGGCAAATTACCGCTGAGGTGTCCATGCAGTGGAACGACAGCTTTAGCGAGCAGGTGCTCTGCTTTACAAACAACATTCCACAGCGCGATGGCGGTACTCACTTAACTGGGCTGCGCGCAGCGATGACGCGCGTCATCAATAAGTACATTGATGAAAACGAGATCGCCAAAAAAGCTAAGGTTGAAATCTCTGGCGACGACATGCGCGAAGGCTTGGCCTGTGTTCTATCCGTCAAGGTGCCCGAACCCAAATTTTCAAGCCAAACCAAAGATAAGCTGGTTTCAAGCGAGGTTCGTGGACCTGTAGAAGAAATTGTTGCTGAGGCCTTAAGCGCTTTCCTTCAAGAGCGACCGGCGGATGCAAAAATTGTCTGCGGCAAAATTGTTGATGCTGCTCGTGCTAGAGAGGCTGCACGTAAGGCTCGAGATATGACTCGTCGCAAGGGGGCCCTAGATGGCTTGGGTTTGCCAGGCAAGCTTGCTGACTGCCAAGAAAAAGACCCAGCCAAATCCGAACTGTTTATTGTCGAGGGAGACTCTGCGGGAGGCTCTGCAAAGCAGGGGCGCGATAGACGCTTCCAAGCGATTCTTCCATTAAAAGGAAAAATCCTCAACGTAGAAAAAGCGCGCTTTGACAAAATGTTGGCCAGCCAAGAGGTGGTTACCTTAATTACAGTTCTAGGCACGGGCATTGGTGTTGAGGAATATAAGGCGGATAAGCTGCGCTATCACCGCATCATCATCATGACCGACGCGGACGTAGACGGTAGTCACATTCGTACACTATTACTCACCTTCTTTTATCGGCAGATGCCAGAGCTAATTGAGCGCGGCCATATTTATATTGCACAACCACCACTATATAAGGTGAAGTTTGGTAAACAAGAGCAATATATAAAAGACGATGTTGAGCTCAATCAACTGCTCTTAAAGATTGCATTAGAAGGCGCATCCATACAAACGCCTACTGGAGAGTTGGTTGAAGGCGCGGCATTAGCCGAGTTGTCAAAGCATTATCAAGTGATTCAATCGATTGTTGATCGCCTTTCTCGCACCATCGATGAAGATGCGATTCGTGCGGTTGCTGCAGGTGTGCAATTAAATCTAGATACAGAAAAGGCCGCCCAAGAATCAGCGGAGCGTTTACGTACTGCTTTAGCGGACCCAAATAATCCACTTGCCCTGCCACCAGAAATTATTGTGCAAAAAGAAGATCGCACAGAACGCTTCCGTTTGTTGCTTTCAAGAAGAGTGCACGGGAACCTTAAGTTGTCAGCAATCAACTCGGACTTTGTTCATGGCGACGATTACCAGAGTTTGGCCAATGCTGCCGCGGTTCTCAGTGGTAAGGTATTGCCTGGCACGAAAGTGCGCCGCGGTGACCCAGATAAAAACCAAAAAGAACACACGGTTGACAACTTCCGCGCTGCATTCTCTTGGTTGCTTTCAGAGGCTGAGCGTGTTCTTAGCCGTCAACGTTATAAAGGCTTGGGCGAGATGAACCCGTCCCAGTTGTGGGAAACCACCATGGATGCAGGCTCACGCACACTCTTACAAGTAAAGATAGAGGATGCTATTGCGGCCGACCAAGTTTTCACCACACTAATGGGCGATGAAGTGGAGCCGCGTAGAGCATTTATTGAAAAGAATGCACTGATTGCCCGTAACTTAGACGTTTAA
- a CDS encoding SET domain-containing protein: MKKKKLAPPKVDRSRIAVKTSPIHGKGVFVVKPIKKGAVIIEYKGERISWKKAEKRHPHDPKDPNHTFYFSLEDGRVIDAKYGGNAARWINHSCKPCCETQEESYDGKPRVFVYALRNLRPGEELFYDYSLGVEGRVTKKMKKDYECRCGAKKCRGTMLAIKEK; the protein is encoded by the coding sequence ATGAAAAAGAAAAAATTAGCACCTCCCAAGGTGGACAGGTCTCGCATTGCAGTAAAGACTTCACCCATTCATGGCAAAGGCGTCTTTGTTGTTAAGCCAATAAAAAAAGGTGCAGTCATTATTGAATACAAGGGCGAACGCATTAGTTGGAAAAAAGCAGAAAAGCGTCACCCTCATGACCCCAAAGATCCAAATCACACCTTCTATTTCTCACTAGAGGATGGTCGTGTGATTGATGCCAAATATGGTGGGAACGCTGCCCGCTGGATCAATCACTCATGCAAGCCTTGTTGTGAAACTCAGGAAGAGTCCTATGATGGCAAACCTCGCGTGTTTGTTTATGCCTTACGCAACCTAAGGCCCGGCGAAGAGCTTTTTTATGATTACTCTCTAGGTGTCGAGGGTCGCGTTACTAAAAAAATGAAAAAGGATTATGAGTGCCGCTGCGGCGCTAAAAAATGCCGCGGCACCATGTTGGCCATCAAAGAGAAATAA
- a CDS encoding DUF3717 domain-containing protein produces MLFITIQELEAAINYWRSQSPAVGEELALCLEATALAKPYALMIVQSSQRMPIDVLDESARLALQGYFKTKQNP; encoded by the coding sequence ATGTTGTTTATTACCATTCAAGAGTTGGAGGCGGCGATTAATTATTGGCGCAGTCAATCACCCGCAGTTGGAGAAGAGCTGGCTCTTTGCCTCGAGGCAACAGCACTAGCAAAACCCTATGCCTTAATGATTGTGCAGAGCTCTCAAAGAATGCCAATAGATGTTTTGGATGAAAGTGCACGCTTAGCCTTGCAAGGCTATTTCAAGACCAAACAAAATCCATAA
- a CDS encoding ABC transporter ATP-binding protein — protein sequence MLQDTILKTIGLGKSFKGFAAVSDVNLEVARGSIHALIGPNGAGKTTCFNLLTKFLEPTSGQILFNGLDITKERPAQIARRGVIRSFQISAVFPHLTVLENVRVALQQSLGTEFYFWKPQNSLLTLDDRARELLDEVGLSHFAGDEAINLAYGQKRALEIATTLAMDPVLMLLDEPTQGMGHEDVERVTELIDRVAKGRTVLMVEHNMKVVSSIAHRITVLQRGSVLAEGSYHEVSSNPLVVEAYMGSHGESL from the coding sequence ATTTTGCAAGACACCATACTAAAAACGATTGGGCTGGGAAAGTCATTTAAGGGCTTTGCTGCGGTTAGCGATGTCAACTTAGAGGTTGCTCGCGGTAGCATTCATGCCTTGATCGGGCCCAATGGCGCAGGTAAAACAACCTGCTTTAATTTACTTACTAAATTTTTAGAGCCTACATCTGGGCAAATCCTATTTAATGGATTGGATATTACCAAGGAGCGGCCGGCCCAGATTGCTCGACGGGGCGTGATCCGCTCATTCCAAATTTCGGCGGTTTTCCCCCATTTAACCGTCCTAGAGAATGTACGTGTTGCACTGCAACAAAGCTTGGGCACGGAGTTTTATTTTTGGAAACCCCAAAATTCTTTACTAACGCTAGATGATCGCGCCCGAGAGCTCTTGGATGAGGTTGGCCTTTCTCATTTTGCCGGCGATGAGGCTATTAACCTGGCTTATGGACAAAAAAGGGCGCTTGAAATTGCTACCACTTTGGCAATGGATCCAGTGTTAATGCTGCTTGATGAGCCCACTCAGGGAATGGGTCACGAAGATGTTGAGCGCGTTACGGAATTAATTGATCGGGTTGCTAAAGGCAGAACGGTTTTAATGGTTGAGCACAATATGAAGGTGGTGTCTTCCATTGCCCACCGGATCACCGTCTTGCAGCGCGGCTCGGTTTTGGCGGAGGGCTCCTATCACGAAGTCTCTAGTAATCCCTTGGTAGTTGAGGCTTACATGGGTAGTCACGGAGAGTCTTTGTGA
- a CDS encoding ABC transporter ATP-binding protein, which produces MSGLALEIQNLESWYGESHILHGVNFAVKEGELVTLLGRNGAGRSTILKTILGLTSKRVGSVKVLGNETIHLPSYQIARLGVGYCPEERGIFASLSTEENLLLLPEIAPGGMGLDDIYAMFPNLYERRHSPGTRLSGGEKQMLAMARILRTGAKLLLLDEITEGLAPVIVQKLGEVVAGLRDRGFTIVLVEQNFRFAAPLADRHYVVEHGRVVEVVNRSELADKATLLNEYLGV; this is translated from the coding sequence GTGAGCGGCCTAGCTTTAGAAATTCAAAACCTAGAGTCTTGGTATGGAGAGTCGCATATTTTGCACGGCGTAAATTTTGCCGTGAAAGAGGGTGAATTGGTTACGCTCCTTGGGAGAAATGGTGCTGGGCGAAGCACAATCTTAAAAACAATTTTAGGCCTCACAAGCAAGAGAGTGGGATCCGTTAAGGTGCTTGGTAATGAAACCATTCACCTGCCAAGCTACCAAATTGCGCGATTGGGTGTGGGCTATTGCCCAGAGGAGAGAGGGATCTTTGCAAGTTTAAGTACAGAAGAGAACCTTTTGTTATTGCCAGAAATTGCTCCAGGCGGAATGGGTTTAGATGACATTTATGCAATGTTTCCCAATCTCTATGAAAGGCGTCACAGCCCTGGCACTCGACTATCAGGGGGCGAGAAGCAAATGTTGGCCATGGCCCGCATTTTGAGAACAGGCGCAAAACTCTTGTTACTTGATGAGATTACAGAGGGTCTTGCGCCCGTCATCGTCCAAAAGCTAGGAGAGGTAGTAGCAGGCCTTAGGGATAGAGGGTTCACGATCGTATTGGTTGAACAAAATTTTCGATTTGCTGCACCCTTGGCGGATCGTCATTATGTAGTTGAGCACGGTAGGGTTGTTGAGGTGGTTAATCGTTCAGAGTTGGCGGATAAAGCCACCTTATTAAATGAGTATCTTGGTGTCTAG
- a CDS encoding ABC transporter substrate-binding protein, producing the protein MKLKQITAGLVAVTMLGSNPIFAQSSPKVSNDVVKIGVLTDLSGTYSDLAGPGSVIAAKMAIADFSKDGTVLGKRIELVSADHQNKADIAANKAREWYDKDNVDVIVDLVSTNTALAVMEVAEQKNKITLVSGAGSTAITNEKCTPVNVHWAYDTYGLANGTAKAVVKQGKKNWYFITADYAFGASLESAASNVVTAGGGKVLGVSKAPFPNNDFSSYLLKAQASGADVVALANAGQDTINSVKQASEFGINKKQTVVPLLMFISDVHSLGLPTAQGMLMTEGFYWDRDEKTRAWSRRFFEQHKRMPTMVHAAVYSSVMNYLKTVQATGTDDTAVVMQKLKATPIDDGLFKGKIRADGKFSHEMFLLEVKKPSDAKSPWDYYYIRDVIPAADSSIPLAMSKCKLVKN; encoded by the coding sequence ATGAAGTTAAAGCAAATTACGGCGGGGTTGGTTGCGGTCACCATGCTCGGTTCAAATCCAATATTCGCCCAAAGCTCACCAAAGGTGAGTAATGATGTCGTCAAGATTGGCGTGTTAACCGACCTTTCCGGGACATACTCGGATTTGGCTGGCCCTGGCTCGGTAATTGCAGCAAAAATGGCGATTGCTGACTTTTCTAAAGATGGCACCGTGCTTGGCAAAAGAATTGAATTGGTTAGCGCCGATCATCAAAACAAGGCAGATATTGCCGCTAATAAAGCGCGCGAATGGTATGACAAAGATAACGTTGATGTGATTGTGGATTTAGTTTCAACCAATACTGCATTGGCCGTAATGGAAGTTGCTGAGCAGAAAAATAAGATCACACTTGTCTCTGGCGCAGGCTCCACCGCAATTACCAATGAGAAGTGCACGCCAGTAAACGTTCATTGGGCGTATGACACTTATGGCCTTGCTAATGGAACGGCAAAAGCGGTAGTGAAGCAGGGCAAGAAAAACTGGTACTTCATCACTGCCGACTATGCATTTGGCGCCTCGCTTGAAAGTGCTGCGAGCAATGTGGTAACAGCGGGCGGGGGCAAGGTATTGGGTGTTAGTAAGGCCCCATTTCCAAATAATGACTTCTCATCCTATTTGTTGAAAGCACAAGCTAGCGGCGCGGATGTGGTTGCGCTGGCTAATGCTGGGCAAGATACGATTAATTCAGTAAAACAGGCATCCGAGTTTGGTATTAATAAAAAACAAACGGTAGTGCCATTATTGATGTTTATTTCAGACGTTCACTCTCTAGGCTTACCAACTGCTCAAGGCATGTTAATGACCGAAGGCTTCTACTGGGATCGTGATGAAAAAACCCGCGCATGGTCACGTCGTTTCTTCGAACAACACAAGCGCATGCCTACTATGGTTCATGCTGCCGTTTACTCATCTGTTATGAATTATTTGAAGACAGTACAGGCAACCGGTACCGATGACACTGCGGTAGTAATGCAAAAACTCAAGGCGACCCCAATTGATGATGGACTCTTCAAGGGCAAAATTCGTGCAGACGGTAAGTTTTCACACGAAATGTTTTTGTTAGAAGTGAAGAAGCCTAGTGATGCAAAAAGCCCATGGGACTATTACTACATCCGTGATGTTATTCCAGCCGCTGACTCGTCCATTCCGTTGGCAATGTCTAAATGTAAGTTAGTTAAAAACTAA
- a CDS encoding branched-chain amino acid ABC transporter permease, which translates to MFELLGITPQGLVAQLLVGLINGSFYAILSLGLAIIFGLLNIINFSHGAQYTMGAFVAWIGLTQISQWLGFPGLTMNYWFALILVPLIMAGFGLILERTMLRRLYHLDHLYGLLLTFGLALIIEGLFRDWYGISGESYPAPELLQGAIPLEAIGIILPKYRIWVVVISMLVCFSTWFVIERTKLGAYLRAGTENPKLLQAFGVNVPLMISLAYAYGVGLAGFAGVLAAPIFQVNPLMGSNLIIIVFAVVVIGGMGSIMGAILTGLGLGLIEGLTKVFYPEASSVVIFVIMAIVLLLRPAGLFGREK; encoded by the coding sequence ATGTTTGAGCTTTTAGGAATCACTCCACAAGGGCTAGTTGCACAGCTCTTGGTGGGGCTGATTAACGGTTCGTTTTATGCCATTTTGAGTTTGGGGCTGGCCATTATTTTTGGCCTCCTCAACATCATTAATTTTTCTCATGGTGCTCAGTACACCATGGGCGCTTTTGTTGCCTGGATTGGTTTGACCCAAATTAGCCAATGGCTTGGCTTCCCAGGGCTAACGATGAACTATTGGTTCGCTTTAATTTTGGTGCCGCTGATTATGGCAGGCTTTGGTTTGATTCTCGAGCGCACGATGTTGCGCAGGCTTTATCACCTTGATCACCTTTATGGTCTTTTGCTCACCTTTGGTTTAGCTCTAATTATTGAGGGCTTGTTTCGTGATTGGTATGGAATATCGGGTGAAAGTTATCCAGCCCCCGAATTGCTGCAAGGCGCTATTCCATTGGAAGCCATTGGAATTATTTTGCCTAAGTATCGAATTTGGGTTGTTGTGATTTCAATGTTGGTATGTTTTTCAACTTGGTTTGTGATTGAGCGCACCAAGCTTGGCGCTTACTTACGTGCAGGAACTGAGAACCCAAAACTTTTACAAGCCTTTGGTGTCAATGTTCCGCTGATGATTTCATTGGCCTATGCCTACGGTGTAGGCCTTGCTGGTTTTGCTGGTGTCCTTGCAGCTCCAATCTTTCAAGTAAATCCACTGATGGGCTCTAATCTCATCATCATTGTTTTTGCCGTGGTAGTGATTGGTGGCATGGGCTCTATCATGGGCGCAATCTTGACTGGTCTTGGTTTGGGTTTGATCGAGGGATTAACAAAAGTGTTTTATCCGGAGGCTTCCAGCGTTGTGATTTTTGTCATCATGGCGATTGTTTTATTGCTTCGTCCAGCAGGTTTGTTTGGCCGAGAAAAATAA
- a CDS encoding branched-chain amino acid ABC transporter permease — protein MNKSTKLLYGILLLIAVLLPLQDFIYLVFAMKVLCFALFACAFNLLLGFTGLLSFGHAAFFGSAAYITAYFCKEMGASPEIGILLGVLGSAGLGLLIGALAIRRQGIYFAMVTLALSQMIYFLAVQLPYTGGEDGIQGVPRGALFGLIDLSNDVHMYYFVLSVFIFGFAIIMRTVYSPFGQILKAIRENEPRAISLGYDVDRFKLICFVISATLSGLAGSTKSLVFQLATLTDVHWHMSGEVVLMTLLGGMGTIFGPVVGAGIVVSLQNYLANIGSWSTIATGFIFVICVLAFRRGVVGEISAFFKIKH, from the coding sequence ATGAATAAGAGTACAAAACTACTTTATGGCATCTTGCTGCTCATCGCAGTATTGCTCCCATTACAAGATTTTATTTATCTGGTATTTGCAATGAAGGTGCTGTGCTTTGCCCTATTTGCTTGCGCATTTAATTTATTACTTGGCTTTACTGGACTCTTGTCTTTTGGGCACGCCGCTTTTTTTGGGAGCGCTGCTTACATCACTGCTTATTTTTGTAAGGAAATGGGCGCTTCGCCAGAGATCGGAATTTTGCTTGGCGTATTGGGTTCCGCCGGATTGGGCTTGTTGATTGGGGCATTGGCCATACGTCGTCAAGGCATTTACTTTGCGATGGTCACTCTAGCTTTATCGCAGATGATTTATTTTCTGGCTGTGCAGCTTCCCTACACCGGTGGTGAGGATGGCATTCAGGGTGTACCAAGAGGAGCGTTGTTTGGGTTGATTGATCTTAGCAACGATGTACACATGTATTACTTTGTGCTCTCTGTATTTATTTTTGGTTTCGCAATCATTATGCGAACCGTGTATTCACCCTTTGGACAAATTCTGAAAGCCATTCGAGAGAATGAGCCGCGGGCAATTTCTTTGGGCTACGACGTGGATCGCTTCAAACTCATTTGCTTTGTCATTTCTGCCACCCTTTCGGGTTTAGCGGGCTCAACAAAATCCTTGGTATTTCAATTGGCAACTTTGACCGATGTGCATTGGCATATGTCGGGCGAGGTGGTTTTGATGACGCTCTTAGGCGGCATGGGAACCATCTTCGGCCCAGTAGTTGGCGCAGGCATTGTGGTGAGTTTGCAGAATTACTTAGCCAATATTGGCTCCTGGAGCACGATTGCCACGGGATTTATTTTTGTTATCTGCGTCCTTGCTTTTCGCCGCGGCGTCGTCGGAGAAATTAGCGCTTTCTTCAAAATCAAGCACTAG